The following are encoded in a window of Candidatus Methylomirabilis lanthanidiphila genomic DNA:
- a CDS encoding Sulfotransferase domain protein: MLQPGLPAAESEASLRHVEEPNRQRADRALTPLLVLGAGRSGTTLLMQLLGSSPQILFDRVYPFEVRYFTYLLRWALVLHQEWQPGNSWGPAEIFTPPDGRIGPFPYVGAPLWEHQQLWTRCFTAAWGEFSRSAGIRAHRDGPTLTPPLYYAEKIPFWVPAYVRQVIPYKIILLVRDPRDIFLSITAFDRKRGFPGFTRRPEDDDWTFAVRFVALCRERFKVQREETGSPGSILVKYERLAIDPEGEAQRLSQWLGVTLDVGGVDNHVPYLARHMTSESPRESVERWRRELSAKLNRFFVQELREELQHFGYET; encoded by the coding sequence GTGTTGCAGCCCGGTCTCCCCGCGGCAGAATCGGAAGCGTCCTTGAGGCACGTTGAAGAGCCGAATCGGCAGCGCGCGGATCGTGCCCTCACACCGCTGCTCGTACTGGGCGCGGGACGGAGCGGCACGACGCTCCTCATGCAACTGTTGGGCTCGTCCCCGCAGATTCTGTTTGACCGCGTATACCCGTTTGAGGTGCGGTACTTTACCTATCTTCTGCGTTGGGCACTGGTGCTGCATCAGGAGTGGCAGCCCGGCAATAGCTGGGGCCCGGCAGAGATCTTTACTCCACCGGACGGGCGAATAGGACCGTTCCCCTACGTCGGCGCCCCGCTCTGGGAACATCAGCAGTTATGGACCCGATGTTTTACCGCGGCGTGGGGGGAATTCTCCCGGAGTGCCGGTATCCGCGCGCATAGAGACGGGCCCACCCTCACGCCACCGCTCTACTATGCGGAAAAGATTCCGTTTTGGGTACCGGCGTACGTTCGGCAGGTCATCCCATACAAGATCATTCTGCTGGTGCGTGATCCTCGGGATATCTTCTTATCCATTACGGCGTTTGACAGGAAACGCGGCTTTCCCGGGTTCACCCGCCGTCCTGAAGATGACGACTGGACGTTTGCCGTGCGATTCGTGGCGTTGTGCCGGGAACGGTTCAAGGTCCAGCGCGAAGAGACTGGCTCGCCGGGCAGCATTCTGGTAAAATACGAGCGCTTGGCGATCGATCCGGAGGGCGAGGCGCAACGACTCAGTCAGTGGTTGGGCGTGACACTCGATGTCGGCGGCGTTGACAATCACGTGCCATATCTTGCACGCCATATGACCAGCGAGAGCCCGCGCGAATCCGTCGAACGCTGGCGCCGCGAGTTATCGGCGAAGTTGAACAGGTTCTTTGTACAGGAACTTCGTGAAGAGCTGCAGCACTTCGGCTACGAGACGTGA
- a CDS encoding ?-D-glucose-1-phosphatase, whose translation MVPLRWLRHPVRTLLGKDRVATKLAYYKVALVRTYLYYRKTGLKATARRITAELRAIRAKSPHPALGLSELVNVCDIHPVSGDISGRIAVHAHVHYSDVTTELASYLRNIPFAFDLFVSVSTEEARDICDRVFSQLPQAGRVTVDLVENRGRDIAPMIYHFGARLATYDYICHVHTKKSVYSQGRMAGWREYLFRQLLGSEDQVRRIFSMFESNPSAGIIYPQNYEHLPYWGNTWLSNRVLGSQMCRQMGINDVPEGYFDYPAGSMFWARSKAIQNLFSADIRLMDFPQEAGQTDGSLAHCVERLLVLVAKYVGYTPLILADPFSPSWSKWRFDRYMARTLDDIKALLDVKHVKVVAFDVFDTLLIRPLIHPETIKTIVGHRSREMVGDDYAGIRAYTEEMARSRLGRDVGLEDIYAEFASLTGKPINEVADLCAVEEQVELDLVSPRPECIDIFNHAIGSGKRVVLVSDMFLPRRIVEKMLSNNGVIGYHALYLSSDVGVRKDTGALYRLLLEREQLAPGELLVVGDNEHSDVQVPMNLGIQVCHVLRPVEIARALPRFSRIIERVRTKGDLDEQLMLGLVIRKLFGPICYRLFDPASLIYGGPEHIGYAVVGPVILSFCLWLMDTAKQDQIERLHFLAREGQLLKAVYDRVAAHVQEAVPSAYLVLSRRAVTVPMIESVDDIYRIAGDSEYFPNELDEFLKYRYGVVLDENDRKNLYEKGLWKEQKKLELPRDMLELKPVLKELTEKIIAHSRIERPGLTEYLNRIGLDGGTSAAVVDVGYSATIQGKLSCLLRKPIHGYYMLTSARSREICNAHNTFARGYYGDQINGDESDLSPLWRRSFELETFLSSNDPQVICYVLDNDGEPEAVFQEAETAQQSSKTRAGIHSGITSFVDDFFSLRNSVYPELKLPAILPEMLFEEFVENISSSEREILSSLMLDDHYCGRGIVPIG comes from the coding sequence ATGGTGCCGCTTCGGTGGTTGCGCCACCCCGTCCGTACCCTGCTCGGTAAGGATCGGGTTGCGACCAAACTCGCGTACTATAAGGTCGCGCTGGTGCGGACCTATCTGTATTACCGAAAAACAGGTCTTAAGGCGACAGCACGCAGGATTACCGCTGAGTTGCGTGCTATTCGCGCCAAATCCCCTCATCCAGCTTTGGGCCTGTCCGAGCTGGTGAATGTCTGCGATATCCACCCTGTGTCTGGAGATATTTCTGGTCGAATTGCCGTCCACGCCCATGTCCACTACTCTGATGTGACAACAGAACTTGCGTCTTATCTAAGGAATATACCTTTCGCATTCGACCTGTTCGTGTCGGTCTCAACGGAGGAGGCCCGCGATATCTGTGATCGGGTATTTTCACAACTACCACAGGCTGGTCGAGTGACCGTGGATCTGGTAGAAAATCGTGGCCGGGATATCGCACCGATGATTTACCATTTTGGCGCCCGGCTGGCGACATACGACTATATCTGTCATGTGCACACCAAGAAATCTGTTTATTCACAAGGAAGGATGGCCGGCTGGCGGGAATATCTTTTCCGTCAGCTCCTGGGCAGCGAGGATCAGGTTAGGCGGATCTTTTCCATGTTTGAAAGTAACCCAAGCGCCGGGATCATTTATCCTCAAAATTACGAGCATCTGCCTTATTGGGGTAATACCTGGCTATCCAACAGAGTGTTGGGTTCTCAGATGTGCCGGCAGATGGGGATCAACGACGTGCCGGAAGGGTATTTCGACTACCCGGCAGGGTCAATGTTCTGGGCCAGGAGTAAGGCCATTCAGAATCTTTTCTCCGCCGATATCAGACTGATGGACTTTCCTCAGGAGGCGGGTCAGACTGATGGTTCTTTGGCGCACTGTGTTGAGCGGCTGTTGGTTCTCGTCGCCAAGTACGTCGGCTACACGCCATTGATTCTGGCCGATCCTTTTTCCCCGAGCTGGTCAAAGTGGAGATTCGACCGCTATATGGCCAGGACGCTTGATGACATCAAAGCGTTGTTGGACGTTAAACATGTTAAAGTAGTGGCCTTCGATGTTTTTGATACGCTTCTTATTCGTCCACTTATCCATCCCGAAACCATAAAAACAATCGTCGGACACCGCAGCCGGGAAATGGTCGGCGATGATTATGCCGGAATACGGGCCTATACGGAAGAAATGGCACGTTCACGTTTAGGGCGAGATGTAGGGCTTGAGGACATTTATGCCGAGTTCGCATCGTTGACAGGCAAACCGATCAATGAGGTAGCGGATCTCTGCGCCGTGGAGGAGCAAGTCGAACTGGATCTGGTTTCTCCCCGACCGGAGTGTATAGATATCTTCAACCACGCAATAGGCAGCGGTAAACGTGTCGTTCTGGTGAGCGACATGTTTTTGCCTCGCCGTATTGTAGAGAAAATGCTCTCGAACAACGGGGTCATAGGATATCATGCGCTCTATTTATCCTCGGATGTCGGTGTTCGCAAAGATACCGGAGCGTTATACAGGTTATTGCTGGAACGGGAGCAGCTTGCTCCGGGCGAGCTTCTCGTAGTGGGCGATAACGAACACTCCGATGTGCAGGTTCCAATGAATCTTGGAATTCAAGTATGTCATGTTTTGCGGCCCGTCGAAATCGCCCGGGCATTGCCCAGATTTTCCAGAATCATCGAAAGGGTTCGGACGAAAGGTGACCTCGACGAGCAGTTGATGCTCGGATTGGTGATACGCAAGCTTTTCGGACCGATCTGTTATCGGTTGTTTGATCCTGCCAGCCTGATTTACGGCGGACCAGAGCATATTGGATATGCCGTGGTCGGCCCTGTCATCTTAAGTTTTTGTTTATGGCTGATGGATACGGCAAAACAAGACCAAATCGAAAGACTGCACTTTCTGGCCCGCGAAGGTCAACTGCTGAAGGCGGTGTACGATCGAGTTGCCGCGCATGTTCAGGAGGCGGTTCCTTCCGCATATCTCGTATTGTCCCGTCGGGCCGTTACAGTGCCGATGATTGAATCGGTTGATGATATCTACCGGATTGCCGGAGACTCCGAGTACTTTCCGAATGAGTTGGACGAGTTTCTGAAATACCGATATGGAGTTGTATTGGACGAGAACGATCGTAAGAATCTGTACGAGAAAGGTCTGTGGAAGGAACAGAAAAAACTGGAACTACCAAGAGATATGCTTGAGCTGAAGCCGGTCCTCAAAGAATTAACAGAGAAAATAATTGCTCATAGTCGCATAGAGCGCCCCGGTTTGACCGAATATTTAAATCGTATAGGGCTGGACGGCGGCACATCGGCGGCAGTTGTCGATGTCGGCTATTCCGCGACCATTCAGGGGAAACTGTCATGCCTTCTCAGGAAGCCGATCCACGGTTATTATATGCTGACATCGGCGAGATCTCGCGAAATCTGCAATGCGCACAATACGTTCGCGCGCGGATACTATGGCGATCAGATCAACGGGGACGAATCCGATCTGTCTCCGCTTTGGCGAAGAAGTTTTGAACTGGAAACATTTCTGAGCTCCAACGATCCGCAGGTGATCTGTTATGTGCTGGACAACGATGGCGAACCCGAGGCGGTATTTCAAGAGGCGGAGACCGCGCAACAATCCTCGAAAACTCGTGCCGGTATTCATAGCGGGATCACCTCGTTCGTAGATGACTTTTTCTCGCTCCGGAATAGTGTATATCCGGAACTCAAACTGCCGGCGATTCTTCCAGAAATGTTGTTTGAGGAATTCGTTGAAAATATATCGAGTTCGGAACGCGAGATACTCTCAAGTCTTATGCTGGATGATCATTATTGTGGACGCGGTATTGTTCCGATCGGTTAA